Genomic window (Streptomyces clavuligerus):
GTGGGGTCGGTCAGACCGAGCACGCCGACCGCGAAGGTCACGGCGAAACCGGCGCCCGCGTTGACGCCGAGGATGCCGGGGTCGGCGAGAGGGTTGCGGGTGAACGCCTGGATGAGGGCTCCGCAGAGGCCGAGTGCCGCACCCACCAGCAGTCCGATCACTGTGCGCGGCAGTCGCAGCTCACGGACCATCACCTGCTCGTCGGAGGAGCTGTCGAAGTGGAACAGGGCGTCCCACACGGTGCCCGGGGCGATCCCGCGGGCGCCGACCATGACGCTGAGGACGGTCATGGCGAGCAGGAACACGACAGCGGCGGCCAGCACCGCGACGCGGCGCCGGTGACGCGGGGCCGGGCCCGTACCGGAGTACGGGCCCGGCGTGTGTCGCCGTACGGGGGTGGTCTCACCGGGGGGTGATGCGGTCGTCACGGGTGATCCTCGCGAGTAAGGCGGTGCTGTTGCGGCGGTTGCGGTACGGCTGGACGGGGTCAGGACGCGGGGGTGTCCACCGCGCCCTTGCCCGCGACCGCGTCGGCGAGCAGCGGGACGTACCGTTCCATGGCCCAGGGGATCGACAGCACGGTCGGTGCGCTGGTGGCCATGGAAAGGGTGGGGTCCTGGAGGAAGGCGTAGTTCTTGTCCTGGATGGGCGCCCAGCGCTTGAAGACGGGATCGTTCAGCGAGTGCGTGACTTCCTTGGGGTTGTTGGCCCAGCCCACGTAGACGTCCGCCTCGATACTGTCGAGCTTCTCCATGCTCACCCCGCCGTACCAGTTGGCGCCCTGGACGGCGCTGGCGATGGCCTTCATGGACGGGGTGTTCTCGAAGCCGATCTCGGTGAGCAGCCGGACCCGGGGGTCGTAGTCAAGATACAGGGAGGCTTCCGTGGCCCCGGGGGCGAGGGCCATGCCGTAGGCGAAGGTCTTCCCCTGGAACTCGGGGTTCTCCTTCGCGACGGTGGCGAGACCACCCTCCACCTCGGTGACCAGGCTCTCGGCCTTCTCGGTCTCGCCGAGCGCCTTGCCGATGGTGCGGGTCATGTCCTGCCAGGTGCCCCCGTCGAAGGGCTTCTTCGTGTAGGCGAGGGTGGGCGCGATCTCGGAGAGCCGCTTGTAGTCGACGTCCGAGATCCCGGAGTAGAGGCCGATGATCAGGTCCGGGTCGAGGGACAGGATCTGCTCGAAGTCCATCTCACCGGAGTCCCCGTAGTTCAGGACCTCGGGCAGCTCGCCGCCGAGCTTCTCCACCTGGTCGCGGAACCAGGGGTGGTAGCCGTCCTTGTCGCCGCCCCACTGCTTGTCGACACCCACGGGTACGGTGCCGAGCGCGGCGACGACGTCCTGGTTCATCCAGCTGACCGTGACGACGCGCTTGGGCTTCTCGGGGATCGTGGCGATGCCGTGGGCGTGCTCGATGCTGACCGGGAAGGCTCCGGAAGGGTTCGCCGCGGAGGTCTTGTCGTCCGTGCCGGACCCCGAGGTGCCGCTGCCGCAGCCGGTCAGGACGAGGGCTGCGGCGAAGGCCAGACCCGCGGCACGGGTCCAGACCCGGGTGCGGCGGGGCGCCGGGGCAGGGGTGGCCGTCGGGGCAGCCGTGGGATCGGACATGGTTCTCCTTGGTGCGTGCAGCGCGTGAGGACCACGGCGGCGGTGAGAGAGTGAAGCTAATAAAGCGGATAAGAAGGGATATATTCGGGCATAAGGGTGCCATGCGGGAGTGGGACGACCCCAGCCTCCTGCGCGGCTCGTCGCGCTGGACTAAGGGACGCCGACGTAGTGAATCGTCGAATTCAAGTGGGCCCACTGCCGTCGACGACTGCGGGCACCCCCGGGCCCGCCTCGACCCCGC
Coding sequences:
- a CDS encoding iron-siderophore ABC transporter substrate-binding protein, with amino-acid sequence MSDPTAAPTATPAPAPRRTRVWTRAAGLAFAAALVLTGCGSGTSGSGTDDKTSAANPSGAFPVSIEHAHGIATIPEKPKRVVTVSWMNQDVVAALGTVPVGVDKQWGGDKDGYHPWFRDQVEKLGGELPEVLNYGDSGEMDFEQILSLDPDLIIGLYSGISDVDYKRLSEIAPTLAYTKKPFDGGTWQDMTRTIGKALGETEKAESLVTEVEGGLATVAKENPEFQGKTFAYGMALAPGATEASLYLDYDPRVRLLTEIGFENTPSMKAIASAVQGANWYGGVSMEKLDSIEADVYVGWANNPKEVTHSLNDPVFKRWAPIQDKNYAFLQDPTLSMATSAPTVLSIPWAMERYVPLLADAVAGKGAVDTPAS